The Bacteroidales bacterium genome segment CTTAATTTCTTATATCGACTATAAGAAACGTAAAGCTACAGTTGTTGAAAAAATTTATCCGACGCAAGATTTTAACACCGATATGAAAAAGATTCTACCCTATTACGACGGTGTACGGGGATTACACATAAAAGAACGAGTATAAAAAAGAAAAAAAATCGGAACAAAAAACTTAAAAATTAATTATCCAGTTTTTTCAGAATATCAGGAAGATTTCTTAATGCGGCCAACTCTCTCCATTTTTTGTGTGCATCAATAGCAGGAACGCCAAAAACAACTTGTCCGGGCGCAACCGACTTATCCACCGCCGATGTAGCCAATATAACGGCTCCTTTACCAATTACAAGATCTTTGTTTATTGCGGATTTAGACCAAACAATAACATCATCTTCAATAATTGCTACTCCGGCAATTGAACAATGGCAACCTATAAGACAGTTTTTTCCGATTACGGTATCATGACCGACTTGCACATGATTATCAAATTTTGTACCTTGACCTATTCTCGTATCACCGGTAACACCTTTGTCTATTGTACACAAAGCGCCTATTTCAACATCATCTTCGATAATAACATTTCCGCAAGTCTCAAATTTTCTGTATTTACCGTTTTTCTTTTGAAAATAAAACGCATCACCTCCTATAATAGAACCCGACTGAATGATAACATTATTACCTATAACAACATCATCATATATGGATACATTAGAATGAATGATGCAGCCCTCGCCTATTACAACATTATTTCCGACAAAACAATTCGGCTGAATTACAGAACCTTTACCAATTTTAGCGGTATCACTAACATTTGTATCGGAAGAAACAAAAGGTTTAAAATGCTTAATCAATCGAACAAAAGCAGCAAAAGGATCATCGGAAATTAATAAAAGTTTTCCTTCAGGAACCTCAACATCTTCAGTATTAATTAAAATTATATCCGCTTTTGAATTTAATATTTTGCTATAATATTTCGGATGGTCAACAAAAGAGATATCGCCTTTTTCAACCATATGCACCTCGTTCAATCCTAATATTTCAACATTAAGATTTCCCTTTGGTTTTGCGCCGGTAATTTCCAAAATTGTTTCAAGAGTAATATTGGTAGTAAATTTCATGCTCTAATGTATTTGTGAAAAAATCAACAAATTATTTAAACTGTAAACAAATTTAGAAAACTTAATTTATTCTTTAACTCTCTCGGAATATTCTCCGGTACGAGTATCAACTTTTATTTTTTCTCCGGTATTAATGAAAAGCGGAATTTTTACAATTGCGCCGGTTTCAAGAGTTGCATCTTTCATAGTATTAGTTGCGGTATTGCCTCTTTCGCCCGGTTCTGTGTAAGTAATTCTAAGTTCAACAAAAGGAGGAAGGTCGCAAGTTAAAGGAGTTTCAGTATCAGCATGAAAAACTATCTCAACCGTTTGTCCTTCCAATAAGAATTGCGGTGTAGGTATCATATCCTCCTCAATAACAGTATCTTCCCATGTCTCTTGGTTTATAAAATGATATCCGAGATCATCTTTATATGAATATTGGTATTGACGTCTCTCAACTCTTGCAATATCTATTTTAACACCAGCTGTAAAAGTATTCGGAATAACTCTTCCTGTTTTTAAGTTTTTTAATTTTGTTCTTACGAAAGCCGGACCTTTTCCCGGTTTTACATGCTGAAATTCAACAATAGTATACAAATCTCCATTAAATTCAATACATAAACCGTTTCTAAAATCTGCTGTTGTAGCCATATACAGTTTTTTAAAATTCGAGCGCAAAGATAATATATTAATTGAAAATTACCAATTGCGGCGGACATTTTTTGAAAAAGGAAATGAAATTACTAAGACTAAAAGCATGAAATTACAAAAAGTACAAAGATGAAAAGAAAAGAAAGGCAAATAAGGAAACTTGCGGATTATGTAATTTTTATAAATTTGTTGGATTTAAATAATTATCATCTGCAAATTATCCAACATCAATTAATTTTATTACTTTTGCAATTCAAATAAATGTTACTCTTATGAAAATTAATGAATAAACTATAGTTGAGATAAAAGATCCCCCCAAAGGGATTTGAAATAAAGATATGAATCTTTTTTCAATTCTTAATTTATTAATTCATAATTTTCACAAAATGAGCTTACTAACAATAAATAACTTATCATACTGTCATCCCAATAAAGACATTCTTTTTAAAAATATTAATCTTTCTGTTGCACAAGGAGAGAAAATTTCTTTAATCGGTAATAACGGAATAGGAAAATCGACTTTACTTAAAATAATTGCCGGAAACTTAATGCCAAACAGCGGAAACATTGTTTCAACGGGTAAAATTTATTATT includes the following:
- the efp gene encoding elongation factor P codes for the protein MATTADFRNGLCIEFNGDLYTIVEFQHVKPGKGPAFVRTKLKNLKTGRVIPNTFTAGVKIDIARVERRQYQYSYKDDLGYHFINQETWEDTVIEEDMIPTPQFLLEGQTVEIVFHADTETPLTCDLPPFVELRITYTEPGERGNTATNTMKDATLETGAIVKIPLFINTGEKIKVDTRTGEYSERVKE
- a CDS encoding UDP-3-O-(3-hydroxymyristoyl)glucosamine N-acyltransferase; the protein is MKFTTNITLETILEITGAKPKGNLNVEILGLNEVHMVEKGDISFVDHPKYYSKILNSKADIILINTEDVEVPEGKLLLISDDPFAAFVRLIKHFKPFVSSDTNVSDTAKIGKGSVIQPNCFVGNNVVIGEGCIIHSNVSIYDDVVIGNNVIIQSGSIIGGDAFYFQKKNGKYRKFETCGNVIIEDDVEIGALCTIDKGVTGDTRIGQGTKFDNHVQVGHDTVIGKNCLIGCHCSIAGVAIIEDDVIVWSKSAINKDLVIGKGAVILATSAVDKSVAPGQVVFGVPAIDAHKKWRELAALRNLPDILKKLDN